Proteins encoded by one window of Canis aureus isolate CA01 chromosome 13, VMU_Caureus_v.1.0, whole genome shotgun sequence:
- the SOCS2 gene encoding suppressor of cytokine signaling 2 translates to MTLRCLEPSGNGAEGTPSQWGPAGPAEEPTPEAARLAKALRELSHTGWYWGNMTVNEAKEKLKEAPEGTFLIRDSSHSDYLLTISVKTSAGPTNLRIEYQDGKFRLDSIICVKSKLKQFDSVVHLIDYYVQMCKDKRTGPEAPRNGTVHLYLTKPLYTSAPPLQHLCRLTINKCTGTIWGLPLPTRLKDYLEEYKFQV, encoded by the exons ATGACCCTGCGGTGCCTCGAGCCCTCCGGGAATGGCGCGGAAGGGACGCCGAGCCAGTGGGGGCCCGCGGGGCCCGCGGAGGAGCCGACCCCCGAGGCGGCGCGTTTGGCGAAGGCCCTGCGGGAGCTCAGCCACACAG GTTGGTACTGGGGAAATATGACTGTTAATGAAgccaaagagaaattaaaagaggCACCAGAAGGAACTTTCTTGATTAGAGATAGCTCGCATTCAGACTACCTACTAACAATATCTGTTAAAACATCAGCTGGACCAACTAATCTGCGAATCGAGTACCAAGATGGGAAATTCAGATTGGACTCTATCATATGTGTCAAGTCCAAGCTTAAACAATTTGACAGTGTGGTTCATCTGATCGACTACTATGTTCAGATGTGCAAGGATAAGCGGACAGGCCCAGAAGCCCCCCGGAACGGCACTGTTCACCTTTATCTGACCAAACCGCTCTACACGTCAGCACCACCTCTCCAACATCTCTGTAGACTCACCATTAACAAATGTACCGGTACCATCTGGGGACTGCCTTTACCAACAAGACTAAAAGATTACTTGGAAGAATATAAATTCCAGGTATaa